A stretch of Henckelia pumila isolate YLH828 chromosome 4, ASM3356847v2, whole genome shotgun sequence DNA encodes these proteins:
- the LOC140862699 gene encoding uncharacterized protein codes for MRDDEVPGPKPRAQWTSDENTAAIYNAKALNDMFNYVDMNMFNLIGTCTCARDAWEKLQTHCEGSASVKKTRMHLLTSKFEKLRMEESETIIEYNGRLKSLANEASVLGDPISNERLVSKVLRSLPKRFHTKFCDIDESKDTSLMGLDELISSLRTYDMEMKAEDDTKVQQEVKESDLEKNSIALISKKFTDYLKRSLKIQLILEDLVKGMKEKAEQADLISFTALMESKKNVHINPHGVGSGVATPGRNKVQKSVCFVSSNLDNSSDHEEQVADAYTLEGIQKLYEEVYCDWIKRNQLKTTLTKENTELKAPVSRLEVLMSKKDLELGLLNSELERAKTTLVKFNSSSSKLDYLLTMGKNDKFGLGFKESVFETGESSKTPVFVTEGSDSLNHPSNASKGNWYFDSESSRHMTGLKDHLMDYIEHNGGRVTYGGGAKGRIVGKGTLNVEGFPKLHNVLHGQDQLINSTNLVRNWHVDTQRLMSLVYDAKSLDM; via the exons ATGAGAGATGATGAAGTACCCGGACCAAAGCCAAGAGCACAATGGACATCCGATGAAAATACTGCGGCTATTTATAATGCAAAAGCTCTTAATgatatgtttaattatgttgatatgaatatgtttaatctaattggtactTGTACTTGTGCTAGGGATGCTTGGGAAAAACTTCAAACCCATTGTGAAGGCTCGGCAAGTGTAAAGAAGACAAGGATGCATCTcctaacttcaaaatttgagaaattgAGAATGGAGGAATCAGAGACCATCATAGAATATAATGGAAGATTGAAGAGTCTTGCAAACGAAGCATCTGTCCTTGGTGATCCTATTTCAAACGAGAGACTTGTGTCCAAAGTGCTTCGTTCTCTCCCTAAAAGATTCCACACCAAATTTTGTGATATAGATGAATCCAAAGATACATCTCtaatgggtttggatgagttGATAAGTTCTCTTCGCACATATGATATGGAGATGAAAGCCGAAGATGACACTAAAG TTCAACAAGAAGTGAAGGAATCTGATCTTGAAAAAAATTCTATTGCCCTGATTTCAAAGAAATTCACTGATTATCTAaag AGAAGCCTTAAAATCCAGCTAATACTCGAGGACCTcgtcaaaggtatgaag GAAAAGGCTGAGCAGGCAGATCTTatatcttttactgctttgATGGAAAGTAAGAAAAATGTTCATATTAATCCTCACGGTGTtggctccggtgttgcaacacctggaCGCAACAAAGTTCAAAAATCTGTTTGTTTTGTTTCTTCTAACCTTGATAATTCCAGTGATCATGAAGAACAGGTAGCTGATGCTTATACTCTGGAAGGTATTCAAAAACTCTATGAAGAGGTGTACTGTGATTGGATCAAGAGAAATCAGTTGAAAACAACCCTTACAAAAGAGAATACTGAATTGAAAGCTCCGGTGTCTAGATTGGAGGTTCTCATGAGTAAGAAAGATCTGGAATTAGGGTTGCTAAACTCAGAACTTGAAAGAGCAAAAACAACACTTGTTAAATTTAATTCCAGTTCAAGCAAACTTGATTATCTTTTGACTATGGGTAAAAATGATAAGTTTGGTCTTGGTTttaaagaaagtgtttttgaaactgGTGAATCTTCCAAAACACCTGTGTTTGTGACGGAAGGCAGTGATTCCTTGAACCATCCTTCAAACGCTTCTAAAG gtaattggtactttgatagtgaAAGCTCTCGGCATATGACAGgtttgaaagatcacctcaTGGACTACATCGAACATAATGGAGGTAGAGTGACGTATGGAGGTGGTGCAAAAGGAAGAATAGTTGGCAAAGGAACACTCAATGTGGAAGGGTTTCCAAAGCTTCATAATGTGTTGCAC GGACAAGATCAGTTGATAAATTCTACCAACTTGGTGAGGAATTGGCATGTAGACACTCAAAGGTTGATGAGTTTAGTCTATGACGCCAAAAGCTtggacatgtga